The Haliotis asinina isolate JCU_RB_2024 chromosome 2, JCU_Hal_asi_v2, whole genome shotgun sequence genomic interval AGTCATGTGCTATTAACGTATAACACATGGCATACCTCATAGTTGCATCCCAAAAAAGCCCTCCAAAATTCCTGTAGTTCAACATACTTTAATCAAAGCTCCACTTTGGTCCTGCATATCACGAATTCTCTGACCCCTTTTCCCTGCAAAGGTAACAGACACTTACAAAATGAAAGTAAATCTGTAATAATATCAAAGTGTGTCGAGTGCTGTTTGCCACCTTTTTTAATAACAATTTTCATGGGGATTACCATTACTGTTTTTTTCCATATCATGAGTGGCATAAAATCCATCCATAACTTCTTGGCTGGGACTATGCATGCTGGGAACTGACAATCTGAGATCATCACTTGTCAGTTCACTGCCATGTGTTATTTGGTGGCTGAATCTGAATATTTGAGAACTGATGTGTGTCAACGAAAACAGCAAATATGACCACCTcatcccatcagtcgcctctataagacaagcatggattactgaagatcaattttaacctgaatcttcacatGTAGATAGGTACACTGACTACATTAAAACATATGCATTGGGGTGCGAGCCACAGCTAATAATGGCACAATgagatgaaaatatttcacttgtAATTATGCTCTCTTTTGGAGTCACTGGTGGATACTATATATTGTCCCAGCCCTATGAGCATCAAGTAAAACTTCTGATACTTTCCAACCTGTGTACAAGAACATAACATGCGAGATAAAACATTAAGGAACTTAATAGTCAAACATCTTGAATTCACCAATCATGTACCCGAGTTTTTACACCAATTCACAAAGTGAAAATTAGTTTTCTAATCATAAAACACTGATTAATATCAATGAGTGAAAAATATAAAAGCAAGCTTTTTTACTTACTTCATAATGACACATTTTACATTAAGAGACCCTCTCCTCCCCACCCCCCTGATGGTATGACGGCCAATTTGAGCAAATTTGGTACTGTTAAATATATGACATCCAAAGAAGTGACTGCAAAAGACATGAAAAGAAAATTCAAAATTCGGCAGGGGATAATTCAACTGCATTAAATATCTGATGTATatcacaaacataattaaactgAATCGCCAGAGGAAATTACTCAGGAAACAATTTGGTGTTTTAAGTCACAATTACATATGGAGATGTCCTATATGGAACGACAAGCAAATACATTAATATTCAAATACACACAATCCAAAGGCTtgagtgcagtttaccgggcgcgATACACGGAAACTGCTGAGGGCTTGCCAATGAGCGCACTGCTGTATCGTTAACCCTTTGACACCccacttctagatccttagggttagtgagtaaaggttagggttggcgTACCTTTGGTACGAGTGTGTCCATCCGAAAAAAATCGGAAAATgtgcgcccggtaaagtgcactactcccaaTCCAAATCATGGTACAAGGTAATAATATGGTTCATGTAAAATGATAACTGAACAAGAAATTCAGGACTCATTTAACTTACCGGCACCAGGAAAACCACTGACAAAGCACATGGCCCACGAACACATGGTCATGATTTGGCTCGCAAAGCATCCTCAAAGCGAGGCAAAGGCGTTCAGAAACATACATGatcacaaaacaaaccaaaagccGTCGATCTGATTCCACACAATTTTCACAGCAGTTTGATAACAAAGCTCGAGCTCTGGTGCATTCTCAGTCGCTAGGCTTTATCGAGCTATGCAACAATGGCCGCCAAAATCTGGCCGACATGTTCCCTAGGAAGCGCACATTTTATGCCGAGACCATCCTGAAACTTAAGACaaaaacatccacaaatgaacAATAATGTAGCATGCTAACCGATTATTCTGCCGACAATTGACTGGTCTACGTAAATGTCTGTTTTTCCACCAGGGTTGTTCCAGTTCGAATGATATGAACCACCATCATTGCCTCGGCCGCCATCACGGCCTCCACCGTAATTATCACGCCCTCCGCCATAACCTCCATCTCTTCCACCGCCATAACCTCCTACTCTTCCCCCACCATAACCATCGTGTCCGCCGAAACCATCATTGCCGCCAAACCCCCCACCCCTCCGCCTGTCTGATCGCTCGAATCCTCTCTGCATTGTGTCCGCTATCTGTCAAAATGTCTGCCTCTTGAGAAAGTCAATCCTATAGCTTGCCAAACCCACAATCCCTTTCCCCGGAAGAGACGCGACAGCAGCAGCACGCAGGATACGTCACAAGTTGAAATTCGTACAGTGCCTTTTACAGTTTTAAACGCGCACATCGATTTCAACAGAGCATGAAATCTTTACGAA includes:
- the LOC137273894 gene encoding rRNA 2'-O-methyltransferase fibrillarin-like translates to MQRGFERSDRRRGGGFGGNDGFGGHDGYGGGRVGGYGGGRDGGYGGGRDNYGGGRDGGRGNDGGSYHSNWNNPGGKTDIYVDQSIVGRIIGKRGQRIRDMQDQSGALIKVFSDQAEGGRVRIQLSGDSQNRQAAEALIREVEEPRDRNGPQRHRNNACFQCGTEGHFARECPTPQY